One Clavibacter zhangzhiyongii genomic region harbors:
- a CDS encoding aldo/keto reductase → MQYRNLGNSGAVVSTYALGTMTFGAEADEETSGRILEAYVEGGGTFIDTADVYTSGVSEEIVGRWLKAHPAEADQLVVATKGRFPMGEGNNDVGTSRRHLTRALDDSLRRLGVDTIDLYQMHAWDAVTPLEETLRFLDDAVRAGKISYYGFSNYLGWQLTKAVGLAKALGYTPPVTLQPQYSLLVREIESEIVPASLDAGIGLLPWSPLAGGWLTGKYRRDETPTGATRLGEDPERGMEAFTPRNGQERTWAILDEVRRIADAHGSSSARVSLAWLEAQPAVTSVILGARTVEQLEDNMASADLALTADEIASLSAVSAPVVSEYPYGPAGVQQRHRAIDVRG, encoded by the coding sequence ATGCAGTACCGGAATCTCGGGAACAGCGGCGCGGTCGTCTCGACCTACGCGCTCGGCACCATGACCTTCGGCGCGGAGGCGGACGAGGAGACCTCGGGCCGCATCCTCGAGGCGTACGTCGAAGGCGGCGGCACGTTCATCGACACGGCCGACGTCTACACGTCGGGCGTCTCGGAGGAGATCGTCGGGCGCTGGCTGAAGGCGCACCCGGCCGAGGCCGACCAGCTCGTCGTCGCCACGAAGGGCCGCTTCCCGATGGGGGAGGGGAACAACGACGTCGGCACCTCGCGCCGCCACCTCACCCGCGCGCTCGACGACTCGCTCCGGCGCCTCGGCGTCGACACGATCGACCTGTACCAGATGCACGCGTGGGACGCCGTGACGCCGCTCGAGGAGACCCTGCGCTTCCTCGACGACGCCGTGCGCGCCGGCAAGATCTCGTACTACGGCTTCTCCAACTACCTGGGCTGGCAGCTGACGAAGGCCGTGGGGCTCGCGAAGGCGCTCGGGTACACGCCGCCCGTGACGCTGCAGCCGCAGTACAGCCTGCTCGTGCGCGAGATCGAGTCGGAGATCGTGCCCGCGTCGCTCGACGCCGGCATCGGCCTGCTGCCCTGGTCGCCGCTCGCGGGCGGCTGGCTCACCGGCAAGTACCGCCGCGACGAGACGCCGACCGGGGCCACCCGCCTCGGCGAGGACCCGGAGCGCGGCATGGAGGCGTTCACGCCGCGGAACGGCCAGGAGCGCACGTGGGCGATCCTCGACGAGGTGCGGCGGATCGCCGACGCGCACGGGTCCAGCTCCGCCCGCGTGTCGCTCGCGTGGCTGGAGGCGCAGCCGGCGGTGACCAGCGTGATCCTCGGCGCCCGCACGGTCGAGCAGCTCGAGGACAACATGGCATCCGCCGACCTCGCGCTCACGGCCGACGAGATCGCGTCGCTCAGCGCGGTGAGCGCACCCGTGGTGTCCGAGTACCCGTACGGCCCGGCCGGCGTGCAGCAGCGCCACCGCGCGATCGACGTGCGCGGCTGA